Proteins encoded by one window of Microtus pennsylvanicus isolate mMicPen1 chromosome 18, mMicPen1.hap1, whole genome shotgun sequence:
- the C18H19orf84 gene encoding piRNA-mediated silencing protein C19orf84 homolog, whose amino-acid sequence MEEVKDEASCSGDNLSQPLAGTETQPASATPALPPSLLSMLDPAHLGLPEQLASVTVPIRLDTLSYLLHTALLGTYKFQQSLPPCSCSAQPYHNSPDTDRRPPRKWDQASEGWKVQRRPYRGRGRGQSRWYPGRAQEFERSMAGGPGAGPKTQPVTPLSQDRQKEAGALEPSPPPAPLSEDWETDY is encoded by the exons ATGGAAGAGGTAAAAGATGAGGCTTCGTGCAGTGG GGACAACCTTTCTCAGCCGTTAGCGGGAACTGAGACACAGCCTGCGTCAGCTACCCCAGCCCTACCACCCTCGCTTCTTAGCATGCTAGACCCAGCTCACCTGGGACTCCCTGAGCAACTGGCCTCTGTGACTGTCCCCATCCGCCTGGACACTCTGTCTTACCTCCTACACACTGCCCTGCTGGGGACCTACAAGTTCCAACAGTCCCTACCCCCTTGCTCCTGCTCTGCGCAGCCATACCACAACTCACCAGACACAGACAGGAGGCCTCCCAGGAAATGGGACCAGGCCTCTGAGGGCTGGAAGGTTCAGCGCAGGCCTTACAGGGGCAGGGGCCGGGGCCAGTCCCGATGGTATCCTGGGAGAGCCCAAGAGTTTGAGAGGAGCATGGCTGGAGGCCCTGGGGCTGGCCCCAAGACCCAACCAGTGACACCACTATCCCAGGATaggcagaaggaagctggagcCCTGGAACCATCCCCACCTCCAGCGCCTTTGTCCGAAGACTGGGAGACAGACTACTAG
- the Lim2 gene encoding lens fiber membrane intrinsic protein — protein MYSFMGGGLFCAWVGTILLVVATATDHWMQYRLSGSFAHQGLWRYCLGSKCFLQTESIAYWNATRAFMILSALCATSGIIMGALAFAQQSAFTRLSRPFSAGIMFFASTLFVLLALAIYTGVTVSFLGRRFGDWRFSWSYILGWVALLMTFFAGIFYMCAYRMHECRRLSTPR, from the exons ATGTACAGCTTCATGGGTGGCGGCCTCTTCTGTGCCTGGGTGGGGACCATCCTGTTGGTGGTAGCCACAGCAACGGACCACTGGATGCAGTACCGGCTGTCGGGGTCCTTCGCACACCAGGGCCTGTGGCGTTACTGCCTGGGCAGCAAGTGCTTCCTACAGACGGAGAGCATTG CATACTGGAATGCCACCCGGGCTTTCATGATCCTGTCTGCCCTGTGTGCCACCTCGGGCATCATCATGGGCGCCCTAGCCTTCGCACAGCAGTCTGCCTTCACCCGCCTCTCCAGGCCCTTCTCCGCTGGCATCATGTTTTTTGCCTCCA CTCTTTTCGTCCTGTTGGCCTTGGCCATTTACACTGGGGTCACTGTCAGCTTCCTCGGCCGCCGCTTTGGGGACTGGCGCTTTTCATGGTCTTACATCCTGGGCTGGGTGGCCCTGCTCATGACCTTCTTTGCAG GCATTTTCTACATGTGTGCCTACCGGATGCACGAGTGCCGGCGTCTGTCCACCCCACGCTGA
- the Nkg7 gene encoding protein NKG7, producing MEPCRSLALLAGLLGLTSSLIALSTDFWIVATGPNSSSHSGLWPRTHEIQVAGYIHVTQSFCILAALWSLVSVGFLILSYSPALSLPGRGPLVSTVMAFAAALSIIVAMAVYTSNRWSQTPFPQVQTFFSWSFYLGWASSILFLCAGCLSLGAHCKTPRAGYETL from the exons ATGGAGCCCTGCCGGTCCCTGGCTCTGCTTGCTGGCCTCTTGGGCCTGACTTCTTCTCTGATTGCTCTGAGCACTGACTTCTGGATAGTGGCCACAGGCCCCAACTCCTCTTCCCACAGCGGCCTCTGGCCGAGGACACATGAGATCCAGGTAGCAG GTTATATCCATGTGACACAGAGCTTCTGTATCCTGGCTGCCCTGTGGAGCCTGGTGTCCGTGGGCTTCCTGATTTTGTCTTACAGTCCAGCCCTATCCCTCCCAGGCCGTGGCCCTCTGGTGTCAACTGTCATGGCTTTTGCTGCAG CTCTCTCCATAATAGTGGCCATGGCGGTGTACACCAGTAATAGATGGAGCCAGACTCCATTTCCGCAGGTCCAGACATTCTTCTCATGGTCCTTTTACCTCGGCTGGGCCTCCTCTATCCTGTTCCTCTGTGCAG GCTGCCTGAGCCTGGGTGCTCACTGCAAAACCCCCCGGGCTGGGTACGAAACCTTATGA
- the Cldnd2 gene encoding claudin domain-containing protein 2, producing the protein MGVKRSLQTGGNLLNLLTSILTVLSTATNYWIRQQGGHSGLWQECTHGVCSNIPCQNTLAVTAACMVLAATFSIVSLGIGMRIWCHEGESLRSQNAIVLLFLSGLLLMIALIGFTAKNAWKPEVFFSWSYFFGWLALPFSFLAGFCFLLADMIIQSTEAISGFPVCL; encoded by the exons ATGGGGGTGAAGAGGAGCCTTCAGACGGGAGGCAATTTGCTTAATCTCTTGACCAGCATCCTCACAGTACTGTCCACTGCTACCAACTACTGGATACGACAGCAGGGGGGCCACAGTGGTCTGTGGCAGGAATGTACCCATGGCGTCTGCTCCAACATTCCCTGCCAGA ACACCCTGGCGGTGACCGCAGCATGCATGGTGTTGGCAGCGACCTTCAGTATCGTATCTTTGGGGATTGGGATGAGGATTTGGTGTCATGAGGGCGAGTCCCTGCGTAGCCAGAATGCCATTGTCTTGCTTTTTCTCAGCG GGCTGCTGCTGATGATAGCACTGATTGGATTCACTGCAAAGAATGCCTGGAAGCCAGAAGTCTTCTTCTCCTGGTCCTACTTTTTCGGATGGCTGGCTTTACCCTTCTCGTTTCTTGCGG GCTTCTGCTTTCTGCTGGCGGACATGATCATACAGAGCACCGAAGCCATCAGCGGGTTCCCAGTGTGCCTGTGA